One genomic segment of Desulfomicrobium sp. ZS1 includes these proteins:
- a CDS encoding cobalt-precorrin-5B (C(1))-methyltransferase, protein MTLRHGFTTGTAAAAAAKAATLHLLTGRAQDCVDVPLPAGQRMTITILESRIDGEGIMAAVVKDGGDDPDVTHRAVIRARVRRGAEDGVALRGGPGVGIVTRPGLPVPIGMPAINPVPRQQITQAVTEAMANAATYDMNEKVGLEVEISVDRGEELAQKTFNPRLGIIGGISILGTRGTVKPFSNAAYQATIRQCLDVMQACGVRTPCLTTGGRSERFLRQARPRTPETACVQVADFFAYSMKEVGRHGFNSVLWGVFFGKLVKQAQGHRYTHARSAELDLTILAGWCADCGFDRQVCREVAGGNTAMQALELLAPLPQSATLFALLTDKATAATRLFCGRNLQVDYMLFNFSGQILHQTSEAA, encoded by the coding sequence ATGACCCTGCGTCATGGCTTCACCACGGGCACGGCGGCTGCCGCCGCCGCCAAGGCCGCGACGCTGCACCTGCTCACGGGCCGCGCCCAGGACTGCGTGGACGTGCCGCTGCCCGCGGGCCAGCGCATGACCATCACCATCCTTGAGAGCCGGATTGACGGGGAAGGCATCATGGCCGCCGTGGTCAAGGACGGCGGCGACGACCCGGACGTGACCCACCGCGCCGTGATTCGGGCGCGGGTGCGACGCGGCGCAGAGGATGGCGTCGCCTTGCGCGGCGGGCCCGGCGTAGGCATCGTGACCCGGCCGGGCCTGCCCGTTCCCATCGGCATGCCCGCCATCAATCCCGTGCCCCGCCAACAGATCACCCAGGCCGTAACCGAGGCCATGGCCAACGCCGCGACCTATGACATGAACGAAAAGGTTGGGCTGGAGGTGGAAATCAGCGTGGATCGCGGGGAAGAACTGGCCCAAAAAACCTTCAATCCGCGCCTGGGCATCATCGGCGGCATCTCCATCCTCGGCACCCGGGGCACGGTCAAGCCCTTCAGCAACGCGGCATACCAGGCCACCATCCGCCAGTGCCTGGATGTCATGCAGGCCTGCGGCGTGCGCACCCCCTGCTTGACCACGGGCGGACGCAGCGAGCGTTTCCTGCGTCAGGCCCGCCCCCGGACGCCGGAAACCGCGTGCGTGCAGGTGGCCGATTTTTTTGCCTACAGCATGAAGGAAGTCGGGCGACACGGCTTTAATTCCGTGCTCTGGGGCGTTTTTTTCGGCAAGCTGGTCAAACAGGCCCAGGGACACCGCTACACCCACGCCCGCAGCGCGGAGCTCGACCTGACCATCCTCGCGGGCTGGTGCGCGGATTGCGGCTTCGACCGCCAGGTCTGTCGGGAGGTCGCCGGCGGCAACACGGCCATGCAGGCCCTGGAACTTCTGGCTCCCCTGCCGCAAAGCGCAACCCTCTTCGCCCTGCTCACGGACAAGGCTACCGCAGCAACCCGCCTCTTTTGCGGCCGCAACCTTCAAGTTGACTACATGCTTTTCAATTTTTCCGGCCAGATCCTGCACCAGACCTCGGAGGCCGCATGA
- a CDS encoding glycosyltransferase family 4 protein — translation MAQHSGPIWGTLDPFVEGGPVIGRKVANSGFLQALLGADPFREYHFFLPDRHSGTALEAFVNAVCPQVAAKVRILPRTALAEHLAASLYHAFHLSDCLTAQGFLAALRNRLAANIFPITGVTHSLSYARYGQSFAQHVWTGVTARDCIVATSRAGADVVREELSALAETFHAPAAQVAVVPLGIWCRDFDVSMQEGVPSVPATKTVFLVPGRISPYSKMDLLPLLRAFQRLRQGGVDLGGVCLVLAGSPDEGASLPHTLTNLAANIGLELVLVRCPDDATRTALLHRADVVVSLADNPQETFGLTVLEAAAAAKPVIASDYDGYRDLVLHGRTGFLVPTLDSGEVDDVSLLAPLLYDSAYHLWLAQDVAVDVGELAGQLRAMLQKSVREEMGRAAREHAQGFDWSVVIGRYLELWERLSAAPAPKPGEGEHRHPLAMRYERLFAGYPSRRLAAGDVLEVTELGRAVYRGQDFPVVYAGIEARIDLELMRKVLVWARHPLSWTALRQKSACEDRLTATVLWMLKGDLLRVSAGS, via the coding sequence ATGGCGCAACACTCCGGCCCGATTTGGGGCACTCTTGATCCGTTTGTCGAAGGCGGTCCCGTTATCGGGCGCAAAGTCGCCAATTCCGGCTTTCTGCAGGCTTTGCTTGGGGCCGATCCTTTCCGGGAATATCATTTTTTTCTTCCGGACCGGCACAGCGGCACGGCGCTTGAAGCCTTCGTGAACGCCGTTTGCCCGCAGGTCGCCGCCAAGGTGCGCATCCTGCCGCGCACCGCCCTGGCCGAACACCTGGCCGCGAGTCTCTACCACGCCTTCCACCTCTCCGACTGCCTGACCGCCCAGGGCTTTCTGGCCGCGCTCAGGAACCGTCTGGCCGCCAACATCTTTCCCATCACCGGCGTGACCCATTCCCTGTCCTATGCACGCTACGGGCAGTCCTTTGCCCAGCATGTCTGGACCGGAGTGACGGCACGGGACTGCATCGTGGCCACTTCAAGGGCCGGCGCCGACGTGGTGCGGGAAGAATTGTCCGCCCTGGCCGAGACGTTCCACGCTCCGGCTGCGCAGGTGGCCGTCGTGCCGCTGGGCATCTGGTGCCGGGACTTCGATGTTTCCATGCAGGAGGGCGTGCCCTCGGTTCCGGCCACGAAGACCGTCTTTTTGGTGCCGGGGCGCATCAGCCCGTATTCCAAGATGGATCTTCTGCCCCTGCTGCGGGCCTTCCAGCGCTTGCGTCAGGGCGGGGTGGATCTGGGCGGGGTCTGCCTGGTTCTGGCCGGAAGCCCTGACGAGGGCGCTTCCCTGCCGCACACCCTGACCAACCTGGCGGCCAATATCGGGCTTGAACTTGTTCTTGTGCGCTGTCCCGACGATGCGACCAGGACGGCCCTGCTGCATCGCGCCGACGTGGTCGTGTCCCTGGCCGACAATCCCCAGGAGACTTTCGGACTGACGGTCCTGGAAGCGGCCGCCGCCGCAAAGCCCGTCATCGCTTCGGATTACGACGGCTACCGCGATCTGGTCCTTCACGGACGCACGGGATTTCTGGTTCCCACCCTGGACAGCGGCGAGGTGGACGATGTTTCGCTCCTGGCGCCGCTTCTCTACGACAGCGCCTACCACCTGTGGCTGGCCCAGGATGTGGCCGTGGATGTGGGCGAGCTGGCCGGACAACTGCGGGCCATGCTGCAAAAAAGCGTGCGCGAGGAAATGGGCCGGGCGGCCCGCGAACATGCGCAGGGGTTTGACTGGTCCGTAGTCATCGGACGCTATCTGGAATTGTGGGAGCGTCTGTCCGCAGCGCCCGCGCCCAAGCCGGGCGAGGGCGAACACCGACATCCGCTGGCCATGCGCTATGAACGGCTTTTTGCCGGATATCCGTCGCGGCGTCTGGCGGCAGGGGATGTGCTGGAGGTCACGGAGCTGGGCAGGGCCGTGTATCGGGGGCAGGATTTTCCGGTGGTCTATGCGGGCATCGAAGCCCGGATCGACCTTGAGCTGATGCGCAAGGTGCTGGTCTGGGCCCGGCATCCGCTTTCATGGACGGCCTTGCGTCAAAAGAGCGCCTGCGAGGACCGTCTGACCGCCACAGTGCTGTGGATGCTCAAAGGGGATCTGCTGCGCGTGTCCGCAGGATCCTGA
- a CDS encoding ABC transporter substrate-binding protein: MKHPLPWLRIPSPGLPRLIWYLVLNLFLFQLPASALAAISVTDDQGRQISLNAPATRIIALYGAFNEILADLGREDLLIARTAADDLPASIKAKPSIGTHLRPNAELILGLAPDLVIQLGGRGEAMEPVRFLEKRGLNVAVFDLENFEQLFSVMERLGTLTASTDQAAERIAFMRSELARIEAANTAPRPRIFFEARYPTLLAAGQGSMASEILFRAGGENCVAAPDKLVRLGEEELLRLAPDIYLVQEGPMNPRPVPMAERHLFRTLACVKSGQVHTVDQKVFSRPGPRSLEAVRQLATIISNWKKEVRP; this comes from the coding sequence ATGAAACACCCCTTGCCGTGGCTGCGCATCCCCTCACCGGGGCTCCCCAGGCTTATCTGGTACCTCGTGCTTAACCTTTTCCTGTTCCAACTCCCTGCAAGCGCCCTGGCGGCAATCTCCGTCACCGACGATCAGGGGAGACAGATCAGTCTGAATGCGCCCGCGACCCGGATCATCGCCCTTTACGGCGCTTTCAACGAGATCCTGGCGGACCTTGGACGCGAAGACCTGCTCATCGCCCGCACGGCCGCCGATGACCTGCCTGCGTCCATCAAAGCCAAACCGTCCATCGGCACCCACCTGCGCCCCAATGCGGAGCTGATCCTGGGTCTTGCGCCGGATCTGGTCATCCAGCTCGGCGGGCGGGGCGAGGCCATGGAGCCGGTGCGCTTTCTGGAAAAACGGGGCCTGAACGTCGCGGTTTTTGATCTTGAAAATTTCGAGCAGCTTTTTTCAGTCATGGAACGTCTGGGAACGCTGACCGCAAGCACGGATCAGGCCGCCGAACGCATTGCCTTCATGCGCTCGGAACTTGCGCGTATCGAGGCCGCAAACACTGCGCCGCGCCCCCGAATCTTCTTCGAGGCTCGCTATCCCACGCTTCTGGCGGCCGGACAGGGTTCCATGGCTTCGGAAATACTCTTCAGGGCCGGCGGGGAAAACTGCGTCGCCGCTCCAGACAAGCTTGTGCGCCTGGGCGAAGAGGAGCTCTTGCGTCTGGCTCCCGACATCTACCTTGTCCAGGAGGGGCCCATGAACCCCCGCCCCGTGCCCATGGCCGAGCGCCATCTTTTTCGCACCCTCGCCTGCGTGAAATCCGGCCAGGTTCATACCGTGGACCAGAAAGTCTTTTCACGGCCCGGTCCGCGCAGCCTGGAGGCCGTGCGCCAACTTGCAACCATCATTTCAAACTGGAAAAAGGAGGTCCGACCATGA
- a CDS encoding cobyrinate a,c-diamide synthase: protein MPKAIVIAGTSSGCGKTSVTLGLMKAFARKGMVVQGFKSGPDFIDPGLHRMASGLPSHNLDGWMLSADEIHRIFRRNHEGCDISIIEGAMGLFDGIGAVSEEGSAAQLAKILGVPVMLVVNARGMARSAAALVKGYAEFDPDLRLDSVLFNMAGSPTHGQILAQAMEGRGVRVLGSLPRQADLPLPSRHLGLVTAEDLDRREERLNALADWVEASIDLDALLEALPEYSLPSLSDGGVKMPEIRIGYARDRAFCFYYEENLRMLRQAGAELVPFSPLNDTNLPPALKGLYLGGGYPELHAAELAGNTVMLGKIRDFCQSGKPVYAECGGFMYLMRSLRTRAGQEHAMAGVFDFTCAMEGRHQALGYREVKLVAPSPLGAPGAQARGHEFHYSKMTGSDPAAVQVYEVHDRCGKTNAGGGYMKGNCLGSYVHLHFGSNPHMAAHFAGVCGA, encoded by the coding sequence ATGCCCAAAGCCATCGTCATTGCCGGCACCTCCAGCGGGTGCGGAAAGACCTCCGTCACTCTCGGCCTGATGAAAGCCTTCGCCCGCAAGGGCATGGTGGTGCAGGGCTTCAAGTCCGGGCCTGATTTCATCGATCCCGGCCTGCACCGCATGGCCTCCGGCCTGCCCAGCCACAACCTCGACGGCTGGATGCTTTCTGCCGACGAAATCCATCGCATCTTCCGCCGCAACCACGAGGGCTGCGACATTTCCATCATCGAGGGGGCCATGGGCCTCTTCGACGGCATCGGAGCCGTGAGCGAAGAAGGCTCGGCCGCGCAACTGGCCAAGATTCTGGGCGTGCCAGTCATGCTGGTGGTCAACGCGCGCGGCATGGCCCGCTCGGCGGCAGCGCTGGTCAAAGGCTACGCCGAATTCGACCCGGACCTGCGCCTGGACTCCGTGCTCTTCAACATGGCCGGCAGCCCCACCCACGGCCAGATCCTGGCCCAGGCCATGGAAGGCCGTGGAGTACGGGTCCTCGGCAGCCTGCCGCGCCAGGCCGACCTACCCCTGCCCTCAAGGCACCTCGGGCTGGTCACCGCCGAAGATCTGGACCGCCGCGAGGAGCGTCTGAACGCCCTGGCCGACTGGGTCGAGGCCTCCATCGACCTGGACGCCCTGCTGGAAGCCTTGCCCGAATACTCCCTGCCATCGCTCAGCGACGGCGGGGTCAAGATGCCGGAAATCCGCATCGGCTACGCCCGCGACCGCGCCTTTTGCTTCTACTACGAAGAAAACCTGCGCATGCTGCGTCAGGCCGGAGCCGAACTGGTGCCGTTCTCGCCCCTGAACGACACGAACCTGCCCCCGGCCCTGAAAGGCCTGTATCTGGGCGGAGGCTACCCGGAACTGCACGCGGCGGAGCTGGCCGGCAACACGGTCATGCTCGGCAAAATCCGCGACTTCTGCCAAAGCGGCAAGCCGGTCTACGCCGAATGCGGCGGCTTCATGTATCTGATGCGCTCGCTGCGCACGCGTGCTGGACAGGAACACGCCATGGCCGGAGTGTTCGATTTCACCTGCGCCATGGAAGGCCGCCATCAGGCCCTGGGATACCGCGAAGTGAAACTCGTCGCCCCCTCCCCCTTGGGCGCTCCCGGCGCACAGGCCAGAGGGCATGAATTCCATTATTCGAAAATGACCGGCAGCGACCCGGCCGCCGTCCAGGTCTACGAGGTCCATGACCGCTGCGGAAAAACGAATGCCGGAGGCGGCTACATGAAAGGCAACTGCCTTGGATCATACGTGCACCTGCATTTCGGCTCCAATCCGCACATGGCAGCCCATTTCGCCGGAGTCTGCGGGGCATGA
- a CDS encoding ABC transporter ATP-binding protein, whose product MSTPMIEIHDLSTGYKGLPVLRGISLTVREGEFTGILGPNGSGKTTLIRALSGVLPCVSGSIRIAGHDIKALPAKARARQCATVAQKNPGLSAVRARSLVLMGRYPYVSFLGGYSRHDHLRAREAMQETSCLHLGQRSTEALSGGELQRVITAKALAQDTRLLLLDEAASNLDVARTMDLYELLKAKNAAGLTILTVAHDLNLAALYCQRLVFLKNGSVAADGPTHEIFTAQTLSEIYETPLAVAAHPLTGAPQAYLVPRA is encoded by the coding sequence ATGACTTGAGCACAGGCTACAAGGGTCTGCCGGTGCTTCGCGGCATATCCCTGACTGTCCGCGAGGGCGAATTCACAGGCATCCTTGGCCCCAACGGCAGCGGCAAAACGACCCTCATCCGCGCTCTGTCCGGAGTTCTGCCGTGCGTCTCGGGCAGCATCCGCATTGCGGGCCATGACATCAAGGCACTGCCGGCCAAGGCCCGGGCCCGGCAGTGCGCCACCGTGGCTCAGAAAAACCCCGGCCTGTCCGCAGTGCGCGCCCGGTCGCTGGTGCTCATGGGCCGCTACCCGTATGTTTCCTTTCTGGGCGGCTATTCCCGGCATGACCATCTGCGCGCGCGGGAAGCCATGCAGGAGACGAGCTGCCTGCACCTGGGACAACGCAGCACCGAGGCCCTCTCCGGCGGAGAATTGCAACGGGTCATCACCGCCAAGGCCCTGGCCCAGGACACCAGGCTGCTGCTGCTGGACGAGGCCGCGTCCAACCTCGACGTGGCCCGGACCATGGATCTCTACGAGCTGCTCAAAGCCAAAAACGCCGCAGGCCTGACGATCCTGACCGTGGCCCACGACCTGAATCTGGCCGCCCTCTATTGCCAGCGCCTTGTCTTTCTGAAAAACGGTTCCGTCGCGGCCGACGGCCCGACCCACGAAATTTTTACGGCCCAAACCTTGAGTGAGATTTATGAAACACCCCTTGCCGTGGCTGCGCATCCCCTCACCGGGGCTCCCCAGGCTTATCTGGTACCTCGTGCTTAA
- the cobI gene encoding precorrin-2 C(20)-methyltransferase yields MSGHLYGIGVGPGDPELLTIKAAKVLGRVDLILAASSTKNDDSLALDIARPHVKPDARVIRLGFPMSRNEGTLQTAWAENARLVLKELEAGHDAAFITLGDPLLYSTFAYLLRTLRTLAPEQAVTVIPGITSFQAVAAATQTVLAESAQNLLILPGIREAGELRKSLEGADNAVILKAYTNFSAIREELRTFPTPTHCVFASRMGMKEEFITRSLDEAPDNPTYLSLMLLTKNESL; encoded by the coding sequence ATGAGCGGCCATCTCTACGGCATCGGCGTTGGACCAGGAGACCCTGAACTCTTGACCATCAAGGCGGCGAAAGTGCTTGGCCGGGTGGACCTCATCCTGGCGGCGTCCTCGACCAAGAACGACGACTCCTTGGCCCTTGACATCGCGCGTCCCCATGTGAAGCCGGATGCGCGCGTCATCCGTCTGGGCTTTCCCATGAGCCGCAACGAGGGCACCCTACAGACGGCCTGGGCGGAAAACGCCCGCCTGGTCCTCAAAGAGCTTGAAGCGGGGCACGATGCGGCCTTTATAACCTTAGGCGACCCCCTGCTCTATTCAACCTTCGCCTACCTCTTGCGCACCCTGCGCACCCTGGCCCCGGAACAGGCGGTGACGGTCATCCCCGGCATCACCTCTTTCCAGGCCGTGGCCGCGGCCACGCAGACCGTGCTGGCCGAGAGCGCCCAGAACCTGCTCATCCTGCCCGGCATCCGCGAAGCCGGGGAGCTGCGCAAGAGCCTGGAGGGCGCGGACAACGCCGTCATCCTCAAGGCCTACACCAATTTTTCCGCCATTCGCGAGGAACTGCGCACTTTTCCGACCCCGACCCATTGCGTTTTCGCGTCAAGAATGGGCATGAAGGAAGAGTTCATCACGCGCAGCCTGGACGAGGCGCCGGACAACCCGACGTATCTCTCGCTCATGCTGCTGACTAAAAACGAATCACTTTGA
- the cobM gene encoding precorrin-4 C(11)-methyltransferase: protein MNNSPQVYFIGAGPGNPDLITVRGRDLVARADLVLYAGSLVPAKVVACAKPGAVIADSAGMSLDATHALMLETARKGGLVARVHTGDPSLFGSVREQIALLERDGVSWEIVPGVTAAFAAAARAGVSFTVPETTQSLVITRLHGRTPVPESERLSFLARHGSSVAVYLSADKAGELAGELRLAGSPESTVIVVGHKVGHPEEKIVRTTLAELEQSVQAANITRQAVFLILPGESAPQIQSRLYAASFGHGFREAERPQTWPRMAVYAMTRQGLGLAERIAAMAPADLFATSRLAEGEVRGFERIADQVRANFPLYHAHVFVAATGIVVRSIAPLLHSKTTDPAVVVCDQNGEHVVSLLSGHLGGANDLARRIALHIGGRPVITTATDTAGKPAIDTLAQNRDCVIADPSRLAAINSVLAEGGRVTVLDPENRLGLRDDADSNTSFELVDDPRAQVLVSWKTGTTAGLLLHPRCLCVGIGCRRGASREEIQAALAQVMEQHNLACGSLAALASVELKRDEGGLLDAAKKLRLPLEFFAASVLNETHVPNPSERVREKIGAGSVCEAASMQAALKRSPRARLIAPKTIIGNVTVAICLAG from the coding sequence ATGAATAATTCTCCGCAAGTGTATTTTATCGGCGCAGGTCCCGGCAATCCGGATCTGATCACAGTGCGTGGCCGGGACCTTGTGGCCCGGGCGGACCTGGTGCTGTATGCCGGGTCCCTGGTGCCCGCCAAGGTGGTGGCTTGCGCCAAGCCGGGTGCCGTGATCGCCGATTCGGCGGGCATGAGCCTAGATGCGACCCACGCCCTGATGCTCGAAACGGCGCGCAAGGGCGGACTGGTGGCGCGGGTGCACACCGGAGATCCGTCACTTTTCGGCTCCGTGCGCGAGCAGATCGCCCTCCTGGAGCGGGACGGCGTAAGCTGGGAAATAGTTCCCGGAGTGACCGCCGCCTTTGCTGCGGCGGCCCGGGCCGGAGTGTCCTTCACCGTGCCCGAGACCACCCAGAGCCTCGTCATCACCCGGCTGCACGGCCGCACGCCGGTCCCGGAATCCGAGCGCCTGAGCTTCCTTGCGCGGCACGGCTCGTCCGTGGCCGTGTACCTCTCGGCGGACAAGGCCGGTGAACTGGCCGGCGAATTGCGTCTGGCCGGATCGCCGGAGAGCACGGTCATCGTCGTCGGCCACAAGGTCGGTCACCCGGAGGAGAAAATCGTCCGCACCACCCTGGCGGAGCTGGAGCAAAGCGTGCAGGCGGCCAACATCACCCGCCAGGCCGTGTTCCTGATCCTGCCCGGCGAGTCCGCGCCGCAGATCCAGTCCCGGCTCTACGCCGCCTCCTTCGGACACGGGTTTCGCGAGGCCGAGCGCCCGCAGACCTGGCCGCGCATGGCCGTCTACGCCATGACACGCCAGGGCCTTGGCCTGGCCGAACGCATCGCCGCCATGGCACCGGCCGACCTGTTCGCCACCAGCCGTCTGGCCGAAGGCGAGGTACGCGGCTTTGAACGCATCGCCGACCAGGTCCGCGCCAATTTCCCCCTCTACCACGCCCATGTCTTTGTCGCCGCCACGGGCATCGTGGTGCGCAGCATCGCGCCCCTGCTGCATTCCAAGACCACAGACCCGGCCGTGGTCGTCTGCGACCAGAACGGCGAACATGTCGTAAGCCTTCTGTCCGGGCATCTCGGCGGGGCCAATGACCTGGCCCGGCGAATCGCCCTTCATATCGGCGGTCGCCCCGTCATCACCACGGCCACGGACACTGCCGGCAAACCCGCCATCGACACCCTGGCCCAAAACCGGGACTGCGTCATCGCCGACCCCTCCCGCTTGGCGGCGATCAACAGCGTCCTGGCCGAAGGCGGACGCGTCACGGTGCTCGACCCGGAAAATCGCCTGGGCCTGCGCGATGACGCGGATTCGAATACTTCCTTTGAACTGGTCGATGATCCGCGAGCGCAGGTGCTGGTCAGCTGGAAAACGGGCACCACGGCAGGCCTGCTCCTGCACCCGCGCTGCCTCTGCGTCGGCATCGGGTGCCGCCGGGGTGCTTCGCGAGAGGAAATTCAGGCGGCCCTGGCACAGGTCATGGAACAGCACAATCTGGCATGCGGCAGTCTGGCCGCGCTGGCCAGCGTCGAACTGAAGAGGGATGAAGGCGGGCTGCTGGACGCGGCCAAAAAACTGAGACTGCCTCTGGAATTTTTCGCAGCTTCAGTCCTGAATGAAACGCACGTCCCCAACCCCTCGGAGCGGGTACGGGAAAAAATAGGAGCGGGAAGCGTATGCGAAGCTGCGAGCATGCAGGCGGCCTTGAAAAGAAGCCCCAGGGCGAGGCTGATCGCGCCCAAGACGATAATCGGGAACGTGACGGTGGCCATATGCCTGGCCGGCTGA
- the cobJ gene encoding precorrin-3B C(17)-methyltransferase, with product MPGRLSVIGLGPGSTALLAPMALSCLAQAGAVVGYDRYMELVDPDLLQGKTLFSSPMKKEMERTAKAVEFTLAGLDTVVVSSGDSGIYGMAGLVLEYLEREGLLDAIDLEIVPGIPALCAAAALLGAPLMHDFASISLSDLLTPLPTIMKRIRCAVEGDFVIVLYNPKSRKRDSYLGQALAMAAEHRGPDTPVGFVRNAYRPDQDVRVATLGSCDPEWADMLTTVVIGNSASRLAGDKILTPRGYFEKYG from the coding sequence ATGCCTGGCCGGCTGAGCGTGATCGGGCTCGGCCCCGGCAGCACGGCGCTGCTCGCCCCCATGGCCCTGTCCTGTCTGGCTCAGGCCGGGGCCGTGGTCGGATATGACCGTTATATGGAACTGGTTGATCCCGACCTGCTCCAAGGCAAAACTCTTTTTTCAAGTCCCATGAAAAAAGAAATGGAACGCACGGCCAAGGCCGTGGAATTCACCCTGGCCGGACTGGACACGGTGGTGGTCTCCTCCGGGGACAGCGGCATCTACGGCATGGCGGGGCTTGTCCTTGAATATCTGGAACGCGAGGGACTGCTGGACGCCATCGATCTCGAGATCGTGCCGGGCATCCCGGCTCTGTGCGCGGCGGCGGCCCTGCTCGGCGCGCCGCTCATGCACGACTTCGCCTCCATCTCCCTGTCCGACCTTTTGACCCCGCTGCCGACCATCATGAAGCGGATCCGCTGCGCGGTGGAGGGCGATTTCGTCATCGTCCTCTACAACCCCAAATCCCGCAAACGCGACTCCTACCTGGGGCAGGCCCTGGCCATGGCCGCCGAACACCGGGGCCCGGACACGCCTGTGGGCTTCGTGCGCAACGCCTACCGCCCGGATCAGGACGTGCGCGTCGCGACCCTTGGCAGCTGCGACCCCGAGTGGGCCGACATGCTGACCACCGTGGTCATCGGCAACAGCGCGAGCCGCCTGGCGGGAGATAAGATTCTCACGCCGCGCGGTTATTTCGAAAAATACGGGTAA
- the cbiE gene encoding precorrin-6y C5,15-methyltransferase (decarboxylating) subunit CbiE — translation MIHVLGLGLSPAHRSPGMLDLIRSADLVAGGRRLLDELEIEESRRLPLGSMDEFAARIQSRAEDGVVCVLADGDPLLYGIGASLLRFFAPRELTFHPNVSALQTACARFGLPWHECRALSLHGRDDQAPLFAALTHGSLAALYTDNRHSPDAIARLLLERGVTGWRMHVAEALGGPEEQLTTIDLAEAAQRSWHTLNIILLERITPPTLTLELGLDENALAHAGALMTKQPVRAFALSLLRLPPDATLWDLGAGSGAVSLEAARLLRRGRVVAVERQAERVRHIKENVGRTGAWLTEVVQASLEEFLEDGNYRTYGTHGTYNKTDKAQVDRAACPEHTSHKPHTSHSSPPTHIFLGGGASDPVLSRCAALLAPGGRLVVAAVLLSTLETARAVFSRLGWPLIVHQLMHHASSPLGGDMRLVPSNPVFLLETQKPSSDT, via the coding sequence ATGATTCATGTTCTGGGGCTTGGACTGTCCCCGGCCCATCGTTCCCCGGGGATGCTGGACCTCATCCGCTCAGCGGATCTGGTGGCCGGCGGAAGACGGCTCCTCGACGAACTGGAAATCGAAGAGAGCAGACGCCTGCCGCTTGGGTCCATGGATGAATTCGCGGCCCGCATCCAAAGCCGCGCAGAGGACGGCGTCGTCTGCGTCCTGGCCGACGGCGATCCCCTGCTCTACGGTATCGGCGCGAGCCTGCTGCGCTTCTTCGCCCCGCGCGAACTGACCTTTCACCCCAACGTCTCGGCCCTGCAGACCGCCTGCGCCCGTTTCGGCCTGCCCTGGCACGAGTGCCGCGCCTTGTCCCTGCATGGCCGCGACGATCAGGCCCCGCTCTTCGCCGCCCTGACCCACGGCAGCCTGGCGGCCCTGTACACGGACAATCGCCACAGCCCGGACGCCATTGCCCGACTGTTGCTTGAACGCGGCGTGACGGGCTGGCGCATGCACGTGGCTGAGGCCCTTGGAGGCCCGGAAGAACAACTGACCACCATCGATCTGGCGGAGGCCGCGCAGCGCTCGTGGCACACGCTGAACATCATTCTTCTGGAACGCATTACGCCACCAACGCTTACGCTGGAACTGGGCCTGGACGAAAACGCCCTGGCCCACGCAGGTGCCCTGATGACAAAGCAGCCGGTCCGGGCCTTCGCCCTTTCCCTGCTGCGCCTGCCCCCGGACGCGACCCTGTGGGACCTAGGCGCTGGCAGCGGCGCCGTCAGCCTGGAGGCCGCGCGGCTCCTTCGCAGAGGGCGGGTGGTGGCAGTGGAGCGCCAAGCCGAGCGCGTACGGCATATCAAGGAGAATGTGGGGCGCACCGGGGCGTGGCTCACGGAGGTGGTGCAGGCTTCGCTGGAGGAGTTTTTGGAGGATGGGAATTATAGGACTTATGGGACCCATGGGACCTATAATAAGACCGATAAAGCGCAGGTTGACCGCGCAGCTTGCCCTGAACATACGTCCCATAAGCCCCATACGTCCCATTCTTCTCCCCCCACCCACATCTTCCTCGGCGGCGGGGCCTCGGACCCGGTTCTTTCCCGGTGCGCCGCCCTACTTGCCCCTGGCGGGCGGCTGGTGGTGGCCGCCGTGCTCCTTTCCACCCTGGAAACCGCCCGCGCAGTCTTCAGCCGACTGGGCTGGCCGCTGATCGTGCATCAGCTCATGCACCACGCAAGCTCGCCGCTGGGCGGCGATATGCGGCTGGTGCCGTCCAACCCCGTTTTTCTGCTGGAAACCCAAAAACCTTCAAGTGACACATGA